A window of the Oryza brachyantha chromosome 5, ObraRS2, whole genome shotgun sequence genome harbors these coding sequences:
- the LOC102705160 gene encoding peroxidase 2-like, translated as MVKTTTAAVAGVLSLCVCVLLAAGVQPAAADAGGYGYGGKKSIEATVREVVEKAIKRRPAVGPALVRLVFHDCWVNGCDGSVLLEKTPYSSSTEKAAVNNIGLDGFDVIDAIKAKLGAAVSCADIVVLAGRDASAILSRGRVTYDVATGRKDGVVSSAAAADAVLPEPTFEFAQLKDNFARKGFTQGELVILSGAHSIGVAHLSSFQDRLNDSTATPIDDQYRAALSADVGRQKMSQNTPNPTEKNNIRDMGAAFQQAAGYDATGVDTSAVGALDNSYYHNNLQNRVLFKSDWVMRTDGDAASDLAEYRDNATKWDVDFSAAMSKLSKLPAEGTHFEIRKSCRCTNQNYY; from the exons ATggtgaagacgacgacggcggcggtggccggcgtgcTGTCGCTGTGCGTGTGcgtgctgctcgccgccggggtgcagccggcggcggccgacgccggcggctaTGGGTACGGCGGGAAGAAGAGCATCGAGGCGACGGTGAGGGAGGTGGTGGAGAAGGCCATCAAGCGCAGACCCGCCGTGGGCCCCGCCCTCGTCCGCTTGGTCTTCCATGACTGCTGGGTCAAC GGTTGCGATGGATCGGTGCTGTTGGAGAAGACGCcatacagcagcagcaccgaGAAGGCGGCGGTGAACAACATCGGCCTCGACGGCTTCGACGTCATCGACGCCATCAAGGCCaagctcggcgccgccgtctcctgcgccgacatcgtcgtcctcgccggccgcgacGCCTCCGCCATCCTCAGCCGCGGCAGGGTCACCTACGACGTCGCCACGGGCCGCAAGGACGGCGtcgtctcctccgccgccgccgccgacgccgtcctcCCGGAGCCCACCTTCGAGTTCGCCCAGCTCAAGGACAACTTCGCCAGGAAGGGCTTCACCCAGGGCGAGCTCGTCATCCTCTCCGGCGCCCACTCCATCGGCGTCGCccacctctcctccttccaGGACCGCCTCAACGACTCCACCGCCACGCCCATCGACGACCAGTACAGGGCGGCGCTCTCCGCCGACGTCGGCCGCCAGAAGATGAGCCAGAACACGCCGAACCCGACGGAGAAGAACAACATCCGCGACATGGGCGCCGCGTTCCAGCAGGCCGCCGGCTACGACGCCACCGGCGTGGACACGTCGGCGGTGGGCGCCCTGGACAACAGCTACTACCACAACAACCTGCAGAACCGGGTGCTGTTCAAGTCCGACTGGGTGATGcgcaccgacggcgacgccgccagCGACCTCGCCGAGTACAGGGACAACGCCACCAAGTGGGACGTCGACTTCTCCGCCGCCATGTCCAAGCTCAGCAAGCTCCCCGCCGAGGGCACCCACTTCGAGATCCGGAAGAGCTGCAGATGCACCAACCAGAACTACTACTAA